A region of Necator americanus strain Aroian chromosome I, whole genome shotgun sequence DNA encodes the following proteins:
- a CDS encoding hypothetical protein (NECATOR_CHRI.G2007.T1): MNTGEELFLGTCDGRGVGGVGVLVNTSMAKNIDSFEQLTTRIERLRARRYDSMPALTIFLAYAPTSSYEEQEIEAFCMDVEKLYREDHTFYKAIIGDFNAKVGPRRTPGEFHIGTHDLQWNEQGERFSEFIMTTKTIHGNSQFQKPSSLRWMWE, from the coding sequence ATGaacactggagaagaactgttcttaggaacatgcgacggtagaggagttggtggagttggcgtccttgtcaacacgagtatggcaaagaacatcgactctttcgaacaacttactaCAAGAATCGAACGCCTGCGGGCGAGAAGATATGATTCAAtgccagctttgactatcttcctcgcttacgctccaacatcaagctacgaagaacaAGAAATCGAAGCTTTCTGTATGGACGTGGAGAAGctctacagagaagatcatactttctacaaggccataattggtgatttcaacgccaaagttggccccagaagaacgcctggaGAATTTCACATCGGAACACATGACCTTCAGTGGAATGAGCAGGGAGAGAGGTTTTcagagttcatcatgacgactaagaccatccatgggaactcgcaattccagaagccctcctctctacgttgGATGTGGGAGTAG
- a CDS encoding hypothetical protein (NECATOR_CHRI.G2008.T1), protein MRTPRTTIDWELFASLVAFWEHIVMDNIDDEYERLIEHLHGCTRKAKSFKTTKRRLSLETLELIGQRGAGRAAGNQNLTSEFARLCREAIKEDLREREREREREREKNKSVG, encoded by the coding sequence ATGCGAACTCCCAGAACCACCATCGACTGGgagctcttcgcttcgcttgtCGCTTTTTGGGAACATATCgtaatggacaacatcgacgacgaatatgaacggctcatagaacatcttcacggttgtacgaggaaagcgaagagtttcaaaaccaccaagaggcgcctgtctctcgAAACTCTTGAGTTGATAGGTCAGCGTGGAGCTGGAcgagctgcaggcaaccaaAACCTCACGTCCGAgttcgcaaggctttgcagagaggcgattaAGGAAGAcctgagagagagagagagagagagagagagagagagagagaagaacaaaagtgttggctga